A genome region from Arachidicoccus soli includes the following:
- a CDS encoding ABC-F family ATP-binding cassette domain-containing protein: protein MISARNITLAYGKRVLFDEVNINFIKGNCYGVIGANGAGKSTFLKILSGEIEPNKGSIEITPGERLSFLKQNQFEFDNETVLNTVLMGHKKMWEVMHKKDAIYADPDATEDDYMRASHLEAEFGEMGGYEAESDAATFLSGLGIKDDMHQMLMKDVPSNMKVRVLLAQALFGNPDILLLDEPTNGLDIETIGWLENFLADYQNIVLVVSHDRHFLDAVCTHVADVDRQKIKVFTGNYSFWYESSQLMARQIADKNKKNEDKRKDLLDFIARFSANASKSKQATSRKKALEKLTIEEIEPSSRKYPGIIFQPLREVGNEILNVENLKKSIDGRVLFDKVTFDIKKGEKIAFISRDPLAVSGFFDIINEEAKAEAGKYEWGTTITKAYLPIENEKYFKEGLTLLDWLREYVPPHVTDADEPFLRGFFGKMLFAGDDILKKTNVLSGGEKVRCMVSRMMLQNPNVIILDQPTNHLDLESIQSFNESCNNFPGIVLLTSHDHTFMQTVATRIIELTPKGIIDRLMTFDEYLEDERVKALREEMYA, encoded by the coding sequence ATGATTAGTGCAAGAAATATAACGCTGGCTTATGGAAAGCGCGTATTGTTCGACGAAGTAAACATCAATTTTATAAAAGGGAACTGCTATGGCGTTATTGGTGCCAATGGTGCAGGCAAATCTACTTTTTTAAAAATATTGAGTGGAGAAATCGAACCCAATAAAGGAAGTATTGAGATTACACCAGGCGAACGCTTATCCTTCTTAAAGCAAAACCAATTTGAGTTTGATAATGAAACCGTCTTGAATACCGTGTTAATGGGGCACAAAAAGATGTGGGAGGTGATGCATAAAAAAGACGCTATTTACGCCGACCCGGATGCTACAGAAGACGATTATATGCGTGCTAGCCATCTTGAAGCAGAATTTGGAGAAATGGGTGGTTATGAGGCCGAAAGCGATGCTGCTACTTTTTTGAGCGGCTTGGGTATTAAAGATGATATGCATCAAATGTTGATGAAAGATGTGCCGTCCAACATGAAAGTGCGTGTGTTGCTGGCGCAAGCCTTGTTTGGCAATCCAGATATTTTGTTATTGGATGAACCTACCAACGGATTGGATATAGAAACCATCGGCTGGCTGGAAAACTTCCTGGCAGACTATCAAAATATTGTCTTGGTTGTATCGCACGACAGACACTTCTTAGATGCTGTCTGTACGCATGTTGCCGATGTAGACAGGCAAAAAATAAAAGTATTTACGGGTAACTATTCTTTCTGGTACGAAAGCTCTCAATTGATGGCCCGTCAGATAGCCGACAAAAATAAAAAGAATGAGGATAAACGTAAAGACTTATTAGACTTTATTGCACGATTCAGCGCGAATGCTTCTAAATCTAAACAAGCCACTTCCCGTAAAAAGGCTTTGGAGAAATTGACTATCGAAGAAATTGAGCCTTCCAGCAGAAAATATCCTGGTATAATCTTTCAGCCATTACGGGAAGTAGGTAATGAAATATTGAATGTCGAAAATCTTAAAAAATCCATTGATGGGCGTGTGCTTTTTGACAAAGTAACTTTTGATATTAAAAAGGGCGAAAAAATTGCATTCATCAGCCGGGATCCATTAGCGGTTTCAGGATTCTTCGATATTATTAATGAGGAAGCAAAAGCGGAAGCGGGGAAATATGAATGGGGAACCACTATTACGAAAGCCTATCTTCCTATAGAAAATGAAAAATATTTTAAAGAAGGGCTGACTCTTTTAGATTGGTTGAGAGAATATGTACCACCACATGTAACAGATGCTGATGAGCCTTTTTTGCGTGGTTTCTTCGGGAAAATGCTGTTTGCCGGTGATGATATCTTAAAGAAAACAAATGTATTAAGCGGAGGGGAAAAAGTTCGTTGTATGGTAAGCCGTATGATGTTGCAAAACCCTAATGTAATTATCCTTGATCAACCGACCAATCACTTGGATTTGGAAAGCATTCAAAGTTTCAACGAAAGTTGTAATAATTTTCCGGGTATTGTGTTGTTGACATCACATGACCATACATTTATGCAAACCGTTGCAACGCGTATCATTGAGTTGACTCCCAAGGGAATCATTGATCGATTAATGACCTTTGATGAGTACTTGGAAGATGAAAGGGTAAAAGCTCTACGTGAAGAAATGTATGCCTAG
- a CDS encoding YdcF family protein — protein sequence MNKLKIISKALVVIFSCFALNACSTNKNIIVHNYDTFNYSIKSSVLKERIFYLLNALAQSPVIRQETNHIEAFYQFNKKQNGKIIAAENNCNDIICLANALEIDSLEMKESCEALGELYRQSAFVQRFVKNKIRPSGYYALSNQFSDSLLFIQAWKEQVDGINYIFNAYLKNKGLHYPQADSASYNTKSPAYYDSIKFLLHRILVETKKSSLPCQTNVAMALAILQLNKRNEAGRFIPLSSVNKNAYKRERRIKWQQYKYSAILVFGAGHGERDIAFSPINKVRCDSAVALYQKGIAPFLIVSGGFVHPFQTKYCEAMEMKKYMMRQYHIPSNAILLEPHARHTTTNIRNANRILIENHFPLDKPVLGVSSEGHIDYIVGDQFLKVFHRDMGYVPFTHMQRVSVCEASYMPAIASLQINSLEPLDP from the coding sequence GTGAATAAATTAAAAATAATTAGCAAGGCCCTAGTTGTTATCTTTTCATGTTTTGCGTTGAATGCATGTTCAACCAATAAAAATATAATCGTACACAATTATGATACTTTTAATTATTCAATAAAGTCTTCTGTATTAAAAGAACGAATATTTTACTTATTAAATGCACTTGCACAATCCCCTGTAATAAGACAAGAAACAAACCATATTGAGGCCTTCTATCAATTTAATAAGAAGCAAAATGGGAAAATTATTGCTGCAGAAAATAATTGCAATGACATCATCTGTTTGGCTAATGCTTTGGAAATAGATTCTTTAGAGATGAAGGAAAGCTGTGAGGCTTTGGGGGAATTGTACCGGCAATCTGCTTTCGTTCAGCGATTTGTAAAGAATAAAATCAGACCATCCGGTTATTATGCTTTAAGTAACCAATTTTCAGATTCTTTATTGTTTATACAAGCCTGGAAAGAACAGGTTGACGGTATCAATTATATCTTTAATGCTTACCTGAAAAATAAAGGGCTGCATTATCCACAAGCCGATTCTGCAAGTTATAATACAAAAAGTCCCGCTTATTATGATTCTATAAAATTTTTACTGCACAGGATATTGGTAGAAACAAAAAAGAGTAGCCTTCCTTGTCAAACAAATGTAGCTATGGCACTTGCTATTTTACAGTTAAATAAGAGGAACGAAGCAGGAAGATTTATTCCCTTATCTTCTGTAAATAAGAATGCTTATAAAAGAGAAAGAAGGATAAAATGGCAACAATATAAATATAGCGCTATTTTGGTTTTTGGCGCTGGCCACGGGGAGAGAGACATAGCTTTTAGCCCAATCAACAAAGTCAGATGTGATAGTGCTGTTGCTTTATATCAAAAAGGCATTGCGCCGTTTTTAATTGTAAGCGGTGGTTTCGTACATCCTTTTCAAACGAAATACTGTGAAGCTATGGAGATGAAGAAATACATGATGCGGCAATATCACATTCCTTCCAATGCTATTTTATTGGAGCCGCATGCAAGACATACAACAACCAATATTCGAAATGCAAATCGTATTTTAATAGAAAATCATTTTCCTTTGGATAAGCCTGTGTTGGGCGTTAGCAGTGAAGGTCATATCGACTATATTGTTGGCGATCAGTTCTTAAAAGTATTTCATCGTGACATGGGTTATGTGCCCTTTACCCATATGCAACGTGTTTCTGTTTGTGAAGCATCTTACATGCCTGCAATAGCTTCATTACAAATCAATAGTCTAGAACCTTTAGATCCGTAG
- a CDS encoding sulfatase family protein → MIQRKHPLKFLLGAIILPVTISLAFSACKTQQENIKKPNLLIIIADQWRGQALQFLNQEPVWTPTLDSFSKHSLVLDNFISSYPVCSPARTMLMTGQYSFTNHVYGNCNSTDAPYNMEMATDAICWSDILKKNGYSLGYIGKWHMDSPHSPYIPTSNNDGNVKWNDWTPPNRRHGFDYWYAYGTYDIHLRPMYWSTNAGRMDFHYVDEWEPKHDVDKAIEYLENKDGKSRDNEKPFGLVVSMNPPHTGYKQVPKKYIDMYKNIPIESLVKDPNIPPAGTPMGDAYRRDIKFYYSCITGDDDQIGRLMGELKRKGLDDNTIVLFIADHGDCLGKHEQITKNNLYEESLRVPFMLYWKGHITPGIDSKCLMSYPDIYPTLLDLMGLKKDIPSVVQGRSWASYLRNGKGAYPTLQYFMGNIHAADSTSGFRGVRTAQYKLVYQKAEKTDSIEKFLYDIKVDRFELHNLYGTKPQLTDSLRTQLVGWLQKTKDPFLRFFL, encoded by the coding sequence ATGATACAGAGAAAGCATCCATTAAAATTTCTGCTGGGCGCAATAATATTGCCAGTAACAATATCACTGGCGTTTAGTGCTTGCAAAACACAGCAGGAAAACATAAAAAAGCCCAATTTACTAATTATAATTGCTGATCAATGGCGCGGGCAGGCACTTCAATTTTTGAATCAAGAACCTGTATGGACACCTACCCTTGATTCCTTTTCAAAACATAGCTTGGTCTTGGATAATTTCATCAGTAGTTATCCGGTTTGTTCACCTGCCAGAACAATGTTGATGACAGGTCAATATTCTTTTACAAACCATGTGTACGGAAATTGCAATTCGACAGATGCTCCCTATAATATGGAAATGGCAACTGATGCAATTTGTTGGTCGGATATTTTGAAGAAAAACGGCTATTCTTTGGGTTATATTGGAAAATGGCATATGGATTCTCCTCATTCGCCGTATATTCCTACCTCAAACAATGACGGTAATGTAAAATGGAATGATTGGACACCCCCTAATCGCAGGCATGGTTTTGATTATTGGTATGCTTACGGTACTTATGATATTCATTTACGCCCAATGTATTGGAGTACAAATGCCGGTAGAATGGATTTTCATTATGTTGACGAATGGGAACCGAAACATGATGTGGACAAAGCCATCGAATATTTAGAAAATAAAGATGGCAAATCTCGGGATAATGAAAAGCCTTTTGGTTTAGTTGTTTCTATGAATCCACCTCATACCGGATATAAGCAAGTCCCTAAAAAATATATCGATATGTATAAAAATATACCTATCGAATCTTTGGTCAAAGATCCTAATATTCCACCTGCAGGTACGCCGATGGGAGATGCTTACAGAAGAGATATTAAGTTTTATTATTCTTGTATTACAGGTGACGATGATCAAATTGGTCGTCTGATGGGAGAATTGAAGCGTAAAGGGTTAGATGATAATACGATTGTTTTATTTATTGCCGACCATGGAGATTGTTTAGGTAAACATGAACAAATTACTAAAAACAATCTTTATGAAGAGTCGCTACGTGTACCCTTTATGCTTTATTGGAAAGGACACATTACACCGGGTATAGATAGTAAATGTTTAATGTCTTATCCCGATATTTATCCAACACTATTGGATTTAATGGGTCTGAAAAAAGATATTCCTAGCGTTGTTCAAGGTCGGAGTTGGGCTTCTTATTTACGCAACGGAAAAGGAGCGTATCCAACACTTCAATACTTCATGGGGAATATCCATGCTGCTGATTCTACAAGTGGTTTTAGAGGTGTGCGTACAGCGCAATATAAATTGGTTTACCAAAAAGCAGAAAAAACTGATTCAATTGAAAAGTTTTTGTATGATATAAAAGTGGATCGATTTGAATTGCATAATTTATATGGTACAAAACCTCAGCTTACAGATAGTTTGAGAACTCAATTAGTAGGCTGGTTGCAGAAAACTAAAGATCCTTTCTTGCGGTTTTTCTTATAA
- a CDS encoding alpha-L-fucosidase — MKFLLTPLLALSVLTAVQSSAQVKNQAEADRVKMEHAQIGIDDSQSNKVDYKHTTNPGAQWYPKAGFGMFIHWSISSVKKLDLSWPMMAGTQIGWSAKMPTQDSVNRFIANGDFFAGHKCETDNSCITPNQYWALAQDFDPKHCDPDTWVKLAKEAGMKYVVFTTRHHDGFAMWPSKYGNFNTKNYLGGRDFVKEFVAACRKYGLKIGLYYSGPDWHFNGDFQTFLYYGIYKKYKNIPSVDANLQVRTTVKTAAEKQKHYEDVAAYIKGQVEELLTDYGKIDMIWFDGSPDIPAGNVAWKHTITMAEIHRLQPGIVVSPRFFGYGDYKTFEGDKSLPKTKQNGWAELCTTMATKGWGYTNSPLKSTAHVLDELAICRSNNVNMLLNFGPTKEGEFSNEMVSRLHEIAAWMKVNGVAISGTSVLKNGEVASVPATAKGQHRYLFVMSDGQKQSNLSLPAEDITFKTPHEIEGIRLLGNDHKIMYETNKGIVTIHVPAKARCIDGNVLDVTLK; from the coding sequence ATGAAATTTCTTTTAACACCCTTATTAGCATTATCAGTGTTAACAGCGGTTCAATCAAGTGCACAGGTTAAAAATCAGGCAGAAGCAGATCGCGTGAAGATGGAGCATGCTCAAATTGGAATTGACGATAGTCAATCTAATAAAGTAGACTATAAGCACACGACCAATCCTGGAGCACAGTGGTACCCCAAAGCTGGGTTTGGCATGTTTATTCACTGGAGTATTTCTTCTGTTAAAAAACTGGATTTATCCTGGCCCATGATGGCTGGCACACAAATAGGTTGGAGTGCTAAAATGCCAACACAGGATTCTGTCAACAGATTTATTGCAAATGGTGATTTCTTTGCCGGGCATAAATGTGAAACGGATAACTCATGCATTACACCAAATCAATATTGGGCATTAGCACAAGATTTTGACCCTAAACATTGTGATCCTGATACCTGGGTTAAATTGGCCAAAGAAGCAGGTATGAAGTATGTCGTTTTTACAACACGCCATCATGATGGCTTTGCTATGTGGCCAAGTAAATATGGAAATTTTAATACAAAGAATTATTTGGGTGGAAGAGATTTTGTGAAAGAGTTTGTAGCAGCTTGTAGAAAGTATGGGCTAAAAATTGGTTTATATTATTCGGGCCCGGACTGGCATTTTAATGGAGACTTCCAGACTTTTTTATATTATGGTATTTACAAAAAATATAAGAATATTCCTTCGGTGGATGCCAATTTACAGGTAAGGACAACTGTGAAAACGGCAGCTGAAAAGCAAAAGCATTATGAGGATGTTGCAGCCTATATTAAAGGACAAGTGGAAGAGTTGTTAACCGACTATGGTAAAATAGATATGATTTGGTTTGATGGTAGCCCTGATATTCCTGCCGGAAATGTCGCCTGGAAACATACCATCACAATGGCGGAAATTCACCGCTTGCAACCTGGTATCGTTGTAAGTCCAAGATTTTTCGGATATGGTGATTATAAAACATTTGAAGGAGATAAATCTTTGCCTAAAACAAAACAAAATGGTTGGGCAGAATTGTGTACAACAATGGCTACCAAAGGATGGGGATATACCAACTCTCCTTTGAAATCTACGGCTCATGTTTTAGATGAATTGGCGATTTGTCGATCTAATAATGTAAATATGTTACTGAATTTCGGGCCGACTAAAGAGGGCGAATTTTCTAATGAAATGGTGAGCCGCCTACACGAAATTGCTGCCTGGATGAAAGTAAACGGAGTAGCTATTTCCGGAACATCTGTTCTTAAAAATGGAGAAGTTGCCTCTGTACCCGCAACAGCTAAAGGGCAACATCGTTATTTATTTGTGATGTCAGATGGACAAAAGCAATCCAATTTATCGCTACCGGCTGAAGACATTACTTTTAAAACACCACACGAGATTGAAGGCATTAGGCTCTTAGGTAATGATCATAAAATTATGTACGAAACAAACAAGGGTATTGTAACCATCCATGTGCCGGCAAAAGCGCGCTGCATAGATGGTAATGTATTGGATGTAACATTGAAATAG
- a CDS encoding DUF5017 domain-containing protein: MKPVRLIIGVVALAAFASCSKKLSTDPLSFAVSTNSTTYHVGDTVQFTFTGNPDIISFYSGEDGHNYDYKSRTTITGTPKLSFTSYVHYGTEANQPNSMQLMVSNDFTGTYDSAHITQATWTNISNRFVFPTNSGQTLASDTASLSDFLAQGKPIYVAFHYTGNSSGTQRTWQITNFSFNLLLADSSTLIPITDLKSAGWFPVNLLATAVTKWSTNYTASPPNLNLAGTGGGKPNSDNWLITKLLYLNSVSPDVAVPIKNITQKVSSYDHVFTQPGTYKVVFLAANATADEQQSVTKEVDLTIQ, encoded by the coding sequence ATGAAACCTGTCAGATTAATAATAGGAGTGGTAGCTTTAGCAGCTTTTGCTTCTTGCAGCAAAAAACTCTCTACTGACCCATTATCTTTTGCGGTATCAACTAATTCTACAACTTATCATGTTGGAGATACAGTACAATTTACCTTTACCGGTAACCCGGATATAATTAGTTTTTATTCTGGAGAAGATGGACATAATTATGATTATAAAAGTAGGACGACCATCACTGGTACTCCTAAACTGTCTTTTACATCTTATGTGCATTATGGTACGGAAGCAAACCAACCAAATTCTATGCAGCTGATGGTTTCCAATGATTTTACCGGAACCTATGATTCTGCGCATATTACACAGGCAACTTGGACGAATATTTCGAATAGGTTTGTTTTTCCAACCAACTCAGGACAGACATTGGCATCTGATACAGCGAGTTTGTCGGATTTTCTGGCGCAAGGGAAGCCAATATACGTTGCTTTTCATTATACGGGCAATTCCTCCGGCACGCAAAGGACTTGGCAGATTACAAATTTTAGCTTTAATCTGTTATTGGCCGATAGCTCTACATTAATACCAATTACTGATCTTAAAAGTGCAGGGTGGTTTCCTGTAAATCTTCTTGCAACCGCTGTTACTAAATGGTCTACTAATTATACGGCTAGTCCACCAAACCTTAACTTGGCAGGTACTGGTGGAGGCAAGCCTAATAGTGATAATTGGTTAATAACAAAACTTTTGTATTTAAATAGCGTTTCACCAGATGTTGCTGTGCCTATTAAAAACATTACCCAAAAGGTAAGTAGCTATGATCATGTATTCACGCAACCTGGAACATACAAAGTCGTTTTCTTAGCTGCAAATGCTACTGCGGATGAGCAACAGTCTGTAACAAAAGAAGTTGATTTGACAATACAATAA
- a CDS encoding RagB/SusD family nutrient uptake outer membrane protein: MKRIYYFLLLLATVGSISSCNQFLNTKPLAFASPAANYATEPQLLQALAGVYDVLGLSGSQLYADNLFDKLGATTDEGFYARAKANAASETYTFDYTEPNIDATWQTLYIGIERANNLIYYINTPKSMDPVERNAILGEAEFLRGYYYFLLVSNFGAVPMRLLPTTITGANSNNVPRTDIKDVYAQILSDMTDAEGKCYPATHFGYSSRVSQTTVEGVLARVCLTMAGYPLQDHSKYADALKWATKVQASGLHALNPSYSQIFINEAQDVYDIKAAMWEADFHGNELSDTYQESGRLGNTNGIAFSASNYADTGYSYGFINATAKLYSLYGPGDQRRDWAIAPYGYSGTPSVRVNKGTLIYDRNCGKWRRSYETLTPKSKNNTGENFPILRYADVLLMLAEADNQVNNGPSANAYEAINEVRRRGYGFDVNTPNVIADLPAGLSKAAFQDTIVNERARELCFETLRRPDLIRWGIWTSTMQTLANQMHADLDNNTSWSYASIAATNAASSPKFLLYPIPVSEITVNKAATQNPGY, translated from the coding sequence TTCTTGTTATTATTAGCTACTGTAGGTTCTATATCCTCATGTAATCAGTTTTTAAATACAAAACCGCTTGCCTTTGCTTCCCCTGCAGCCAACTATGCAACCGAACCTCAATTATTGCAGGCGTTAGCGGGCGTCTATGATGTATTGGGTCTTAGCGGATCACAGCTATACGCCGACAACTTGTTTGATAAGTTAGGGGCTACAACAGATGAAGGGTTTTATGCAAGAGCGAAAGCTAATGCAGCTTCAGAGACCTATACTTTTGATTATACAGAGCCAAATATAGATGCTACATGGCAAACCCTCTATATTGGCATTGAAAGAGCTAATAACTTAATCTATTATATCAACACGCCTAAATCCATGGATCCTGTAGAAAGGAATGCTATATTGGGTGAAGCAGAGTTTTTAAGAGGTTATTATTATTTTCTTTTGGTAAGTAATTTTGGTGCTGTACCCATGAGGCTCTTACCTACAACTATTACTGGAGCAAATTCGAATAATGTTCCAAGAACTGATATTAAAGATGTGTATGCTCAAATACTAAGCGATATGACTGATGCTGAAGGAAAATGTTATCCTGCAACGCATTTCGGTTATTCCAGCCGTGTTTCTCAAACTACTGTTGAGGGTGTACTAGCAAGAGTTTGTTTAACCATGGCCGGTTATCCATTGCAAGATCATTCTAAATATGCTGATGCACTGAAATGGGCTACCAAAGTGCAGGCATCTGGCTTGCATGCTTTAAACCCAAGCTATAGTCAAATATTTATCAATGAAGCACAAGATGTCTATGATATTAAAGCAGCGATGTGGGAAGCAGATTTCCATGGTAATGAATTAAGCGACACTTATCAAGAATCTGGAAGGTTGGGGAATACAAATGGTATAGCATTTTCAGCATCTAATTATGCAGATACAGGTTATAGCTATGGTTTTATCAATGCGACAGCAAAATTGTATAGTCTATATGGACCGGGCGACCAACGTAGAGATTGGGCAATTGCGCCTTATGGGTATTCTGGAACCCCATCAGTTAGAGTAAATAAGGGTACTTTAATTTATGATAGAAACTGTGGTAAATGGAGAAGGTCTTATGAAACCTTAACCCCTAAAAGCAAAAATAATACAGGTGAAAATTTCCCTATCTTAAGATATGCTGATGTATTACTGATGTTAGCAGAAGCAGATAACCAGGTGAATAATGGTCCATCTGCAAATGCTTATGAAGCTATCAACGAGGTACGTAGAAGAGGTTATGGATTTGATGTAAATACGCCAAATGTTATTGCTGATTTGCCAGCTGGATTAAGTAAAGCAGCCTTTCAAGATACCATCGTAAACGAAAGAGCACGTGAATTATGTTTTGAAACGTTGAGAAGACCTGATTTAATCAGATGGGGTATCTGGACATCCACTATGCAAACTTTAGCCAATCAAATGCATGCTGATTTAGATAATAACACTAGTTGGAGTTATGCATCCATAGCAGCTACCAATGCGGCTTCTTCACCTAAATTTCTGTTATATCCCATACCGGTTTCGGAAATTACCGTAAACAAAGCGGCTACGCAGAACCCTGGTTACTAG